A single region of the Acinetobacter sp. WCHA45 genome encodes:
- a CDS encoding DEAD/DEAH box helicase, protein MSSLINFLSRFSTATLQRSLSYAKHIDRETIEFFEDKDGVTMYAQIEGTDYYDTAITYNPQKDRLIDDDCTCPVGYNCKHAAALARLFFQEYRQEFQQRYADSQSPQGIAKRLRGDDQAQRWLNDFKRYLQQTEPEQSVKTNNYLIYLLDQSVSLKKLTVDVQKARRNKNGSIAGESYYTQYENITRKHLTLPEQKRQLFNQIYYYAKINSDERFYQSNLDISGILLEHFKSFIQSGDVYWQKKSHTALQWSEQGYNIEFRWEQGAKQQTEHLNIELVNGDIRLDLKSNPHIQILASHPPCYVDIQQNTVGQLYGEYTANLLYHFLQMPDLPSMLLPEFEKLTHQYSDVKNLPQPESVQHIDVLEGSPQPILRFGVLDTFDWKWEESVCAEIEFSYAGGRIKAGTSGDSFIGEQHGKMVRQLRDFVQEQQSIQRLQLLVESLKWVKDLSYDQQLKLDKQRLDSMVFAFYGDWIKQLMPINQIELMGWQIEHLENSPFNLQYVENLNISITESEGQQDWFNIGATVQDSAGNSYNLLDALVALVRVNPDLLDPRTFIHLHDSQIFTVKTAVDQPDLALSARDIKPILLHLQSILQQEERSIDRYDASQLLELQHNLGMTWQVSDRLQQFVQKFKQGYQQQLPTPQGFQGELRPYQQQGLGWLQFLRETQHGGILADDMGLGKTAQTLAHLLMEKQAGYLQDSPALIVAPTSLMHNWFKEAEKFTPELKVLLLQGPDRHQNFEQIPHYDIVLTTYPLLARDEEQLKQYEYHQLILDEAQNIKNPRAKAAQVVRQLKARHRLCLTGTPMENHLGELWALFYFLMPGFLYSQEIFNKKYRHPIEKRGDQQLRQKLVNRIKPFILRRLKTDVAKELPEKTTIEVNIDMNDQQSKLYEAVRATMQASIQKIVAEKGFKRSQIQILDALLKLRQVCCHPSLLKLDSVKIGQTHSAKLEQLMDMVVPMVEEGRKILIFSQFTSMLELIEQQLHHAEIGYVKLTGKTKKRDEVITAFQSGQVPVFLISLKAGGVGLNLTAADTVIHYDPWWNPAAEDQASDRAWRIGQDKPVFVYKLITNKSIEEKILALQQNKAELAQSILSTDHEGEAKLTENDVMNLFEKF, encoded by the coding sequence ATGTCCTCATTGATCAATTTTCTATCTCGCTTTAGTACTGCAACTCTTCAGCGCAGTCTGAGCTATGCTAAACACATTGATAGGGAAACGATTGAGTTCTTTGAGGACAAAGACGGGGTTACGATGTATGCCCAAATTGAAGGGACAGATTATTACGATACTGCAATTACCTATAATCCCCAAAAAGACCGTTTAATCGATGACGACTGCACTTGTCCGGTTGGATATAACTGTAAACATGCTGCTGCTTTAGCGCGGTTATTCTTTCAAGAATATCGTCAGGAATTTCAGCAGCGTTATGCTGACTCTCAATCCCCGCAGGGAATCGCAAAACGCCTACGGGGGGATGATCAGGCACAGCGCTGGTTGAATGATTTTAAACGGTATTTACAACAGACTGAACCAGAGCAATCTGTCAAAACAAACAATTATTTAATTTACCTGCTAGATCAGTCTGTCAGCTTAAAGAAATTGACAGTTGATGTTCAGAAGGCCAGACGCAATAAAAACGGCTCAATTGCGGGGGAAAGTTATTATACCCAATATGAAAATATCACCAGAAAGCATCTGACTTTACCTGAACAAAAACGACAATTATTTAACCAGATTTATTATTATGCCAAAATAAACAGTGACGAACGCTTTTATCAAAGCAATCTTGATATCTCCGGAATTTTATTGGAGCATTTCAAATCTTTTATTCAAAGTGGCGATGTGTACTGGCAAAAAAAGAGCCATACTGCACTTCAATGGTCAGAACAAGGCTACAACATCGAATTTAGATGGGAACAAGGGGCTAAACAACAGACTGAGCATTTAAATATTGAATTGGTCAATGGTGATATTCGACTCGATTTAAAATCAAATCCTCATATTCAGATTCTCGCGAGCCATCCACCATGTTATGTGGATATTCAACAGAACACGGTGGGCCAGTTATATGGTGAATATACGGCAAATCTTCTGTACCATTTTTTACAGATGCCTGATCTTCCATCTATGCTCTTGCCAGAGTTTGAGAAACTGACTCATCAATATTCAGATGTGAAAAATCTGCCTCAGCCTGAGTCTGTTCAGCATATTGATGTCCTTGAGGGTAGTCCCCAGCCAATTTTACGCTTCGGTGTTTTAGATACATTTGATTGGAAATGGGAAGAGTCTGTTTGTGCTGAAATTGAATTCTCCTATGCTGGTGGGCGAATAAAAGCAGGTACATCAGGTGACAGTTTTATTGGTGAGCAGCATGGAAAAATGGTGCGACAGCTTCGGGACTTCGTTCAGGAACAACAGTCAATCCAGCGTTTACAGCTGTTGGTCGAATCACTGAAGTGGGTGAAAGATCTTAGTTATGACCAGCAATTAAAACTGGATAAACAACGTCTTGATTCTATGGTTTTTGCTTTCTATGGAGACTGGATCAAACAGCTGATGCCCATCAATCAAATTGAGTTGATGGGCTGGCAGATAGAGCATCTGGAAAACAGCCCCTTTAACCTGCAATATGTTGAAAATTTAAATATTTCCATCACTGAATCTGAAGGCCAGCAGGACTGGTTCAATATCGGGGCGACGGTTCAAGACAGTGCAGGCAATTCTTATAATTTGCTTGATGCGCTCGTAGCTTTGGTGCGAGTAAATCCTGATTTACTTGATCCGCGGACTTTTATTCATCTGCATGACAGTCAAATTTTCACCGTAAAAACTGCAGTTGATCAACCTGATTTGGCTCTATCTGCTAGGGATATTAAGCCGATATTGTTGCATCTGCAGAGCATTTTACAGCAAGAAGAGCGCAGTATTGATCGCTATGATGCGAGTCAATTATTAGAATTGCAGCATAATCTTGGGATGACATGGCAGGTCAGTGATCGCCTGCAGCAATTTGTACAGAAATTCAAACAAGGCTATCAGCAACAACTGCCGACACCACAAGGTTTTCAGGGGGAGTTGCGTCCATACCAGCAGCAGGGCTTAGGCTGGTTACAGTTTTTAAGGGAAACCCAGCATGGCGGGATTCTGGCAGATGATATGGGCTTGGGGAAAACAGCACAAACTTTAGCCCATTTACTCATGGAAAAGCAGGCTGGATATTTGCAGGACAGTCCCGCCTTAATTGTTGCACCCACATCGCTGATGCATAACTGGTTCAAAGAAGCGGAGAAATTTACCCCTGAGCTCAAGGTATTGCTGCTACAGGGGCCCGACCGCCATCAGAATTTTGAGCAGATTCCGCACTATGATATTGTGTTAACCACCTATCCGCTTCTAGCGAGAGATGAAGAACAACTAAAGCAATATGAATATCATCAACTCATTTTGGATGAGGCGCAGAATATCAAAAATCCGCGTGCCAAAGCTGCACAGGTAGTACGCCAATTAAAAGCACGACATCGTTTGTGTCTAACAGGTACCCCGATGGAAAATCATTTGGGTGAACTGTGGGCACTATTTTATTTCCTGATGCCAGGATTTTTATATTCACAAGAAATTTTTAATAAAAAGTACCGTCATCCGATTGAAAAACGCGGTGATCAGCAGTTAAGACAAAAGTTGGTCAACCGGATTAAGCCCTTCATTTTACGTCGCTTGAAAACTGACGTAGCCAAAGAGTTGCCAGAAAAAACCACGATTGAAGTCAATATTGATATGAATGACCAGCAATCCAAGTTATATGAGGCTGTTCGTGCCACGATGCAGGCAAGCATTCAGAAAATTGTGGCAGAAAAAGGCTTTAAACGTAGTCAAATTCAAATTTTAGATGCCTTACTGAAGCTACGTCAGGTGTGCTGCCATCCTAGCTTACTAAAGCTGGATTCAGTGAAAATTGGGCAGACACACTCTGCCAAACTTGAACAGTTGATGGATATGGTTGTTCCAATGGTGGAAGAGGGGCGAAAAATTCTGATCTTCTCTCAGTTTACCTCAATGTTGGAACTGATTGAACAACAGCTCCATCATGCAGAAATTGGCTATGTGAAGCTGACTGGAAAGACCAAAAAGCGAGATGAAGTCATTACAGCGTTTCAGTCTGGACAAGTGCCGGTATTTTTAATCAGTCTGAAAGCAGGAGGGGTCGGTCTGAATCTAACTGCCGCAGATACGGTCATTCACTATGATCCATGGTGGAACCCTGCTGCTGAAGATCAAGCTTCCGATCGTGCATGGCGGATTGGACAGGATAAGCCGGTATTTGTGTATAAGCTGATTACCAATAAAAGCATAGAAGAAAAAATTCTTGCCTTACAGCAAAATAAAGCAGAACTGGCACAGTCTATTCTAAGTACCGATCATGAGGGCGAAGCGAAACTGACGGAAAATGACGTGATGAACTTGTTTGAGAAATTTTAG
- a CDS encoding type II toxin-antitoxin system Phd/YefM family antitoxin yields the protein MHVFTYTDARNNLKSVLDKVIDDADVAFITRKEGGHAVVMGQDHYDSLMETLYLLSSPNNTTRLNESIAQLRAGKTKQRELIKDDES from the coding sequence ATGCATGTATTTACATATACAGACGCACGTAACAACTTAAAATCTGTTTTAGATAAAGTTATTGATGATGCAGATGTCGCTTTCATTACAAGAAAAGAAGGCGGTCATGCTGTAGTAATGGGACAAGATCATTACGACAGTTTAATGGAAACGTTGTATCTCCTTTCATCTCCAAATAATACCACTCGTTTAAACGAATCAATTGCTCAATTACGCGCAGGTAAAACCAAACAAAGAGAGTTGATTAAAGATGACGAGTCGTAA
- a CDS encoding Txe/YoeB family addiction module toxin, translating into MTSRNVEWTENAWDEYIYWQTQDIKILKRINTLIRECQRTPFEGTGKPEPLKANLSGFWSRRIDEKHRLVYEVTDERISIVQCWFHY; encoded by the coding sequence ATGACGAGTCGTAATGTCGAATGGACTGAAAATGCCTGGGATGAATATATCTATTGGCAAACACAGGATATAAAGATACTCAAACGTATCAATACCTTAATCAGAGAATGTCAAAGAACACCCTTTGAAGGAACTGGAAAACCAGAACCTTTAAAAGCAAATCTTTCAGGATTCTGGAGCCGTAGAATTGATGAGAAGCATAGATTAGTTTATGAAGTGACGGATGAACGAATTTCCATTGTTCAATGTTGGTTCCATTACTAA